A stretch of Streptococcus sp. oral taxon 061 DNA encodes these proteins:
- a CDS encoding GAF domain-containing protein: protein MLYSEKESIYQMVNAQLTALLEGETNVLANLSNASALLKMNFPRTVFAGFYLYDGNELILGPFQGGVSCVRIPLGKGVCGESAASRQTVIVGDVKTYPNYISCDSSARSEIVLPMVKDGQLLGVLDLDSSYVDDYNHIDQQYLEEFVTILLEKTEWTFSMFEEKA, encoded by the coding sequence ATGTTATATTCCGAAAAAGAATCAATTTATCAAATGGTCAATGCTCAGCTCACGGCACTTTTAGAAGGTGAGACCAATGTGTTGGCTAATCTATCAAATGCCAGTGCTCTCTTAAAAATGAACTTTCCTCGTACTGTCTTTGCAGGTTTCTATTTATATGACGGAAATGAGCTTATTTTAGGGCCTTTTCAAGGTGGAGTTTCATGTGTTAGAATCCCACTTGGAAAAGGAGTTTGTGGAGAGTCTGCGGCTAGCCGTCAAACGGTTATCGTTGGTGATGTGAAGACCTATCCCAACTATATTTCTTGTGATAGTAGTGCTCGTAGTGAGATTGTTCTTCCAATGGTAAAAGATGGACAGCTTCTCGGAGTATTAGACTTAGATTCATCTTATGTAGATGATTATAATCACATTGATCAACAGTATTTAGAAGAGTTTGTTACCATTTTGTTAGAAAAAACAGAATGGACATTTTCAATGTTTGAGGAGAAAGCATAA
- the dnaX gene encoding DNA polymerase III subunit gamma/tau — MYQALYRKYRSQNFSQLVGQEVIARTLKQAVEQDKISHAYLFSGPRGTGKTSVAKIFAKAMNCPNQVGGEPCNNCYICQAVTEGSLEDVIEMDAASNNGVDEIRDIRDKSTYAPSIAQYKVYIIDEVHMLSTGAFNALLKTLEEPTPNVVFILATTELHKIPATILSRVQRFEFKSIKTQDIRDHIFQILEKEGIDYETEAVEIIARRAEGGMRDALSILDQALSLTQETTLTTAVSEEITGTISLSALDDYVASLAQKNVTAALENLDLIFENGKSMTRFVVDLLQYLRDILIVQAGGENTHHSDVFERNLELPQDVLFEMISLATKSLADIKASLQPKIYAEMMTIRLAEIDSQPELSGEVAEELSSLREEVARLKQALANVGSNPKQTASIPSRPTNSNSIYRVDRNKVQSILQEAVENPDLARQNLIRLQNAWGEVIESLSGPDKALLAGSQPVAANEHHAILAFESNFNAGQTMKRDNLNTMFGNILSRAAGFSPEILAISMEEWKEVRAAFSSRAKGTQEQVNKEETEESVLPQGFEFLADKVTIAED; from the coding sequence ATGTATCAGGCGCTTTATCGAAAGTATAGAAGTCAAAATTTTTCACAGCTAGTGGGCCAGGAAGTTATTGCTCGAACCCTTAAACAGGCTGTGGAACAAGATAAAATCAGTCATGCCTACCTATTTTCAGGTCCTCGTGGAACAGGTAAAACCAGTGTAGCCAAAATATTTGCCAAGGCTATGAACTGCCCTAATCAAGTAGGGGGAGAACCTTGTAATAACTGTTATATCTGTCAAGCGGTAACGGAAGGAAGTTTAGAAGATGTAATCGAAATGGACGCGGCTTCTAACAATGGGGTTGATGAAATTCGTGATATTCGTGACAAGTCAACTTACGCTCCAAGTATAGCTCAGTATAAGGTCTATATCATTGACGAGGTTCATATGCTTTCAACAGGTGCCTTTAACGCACTTTTGAAAACACTGGAAGAACCTACTCCCAATGTCGTTTTTATTCTGGCAACGACAGAACTTCATAAAATTCCTGCAACTATCTTGTCTCGTGTTCAACGCTTCGAGTTTAAGTCTATTAAGACGCAGGATATTCGTGATCATATCTTCCAGATTTTGGAGAAGGAAGGGATTGATTACGAAACAGAAGCTGTTGAAATTATTGCTCGACGAGCTGAAGGTGGTATGCGGGACGCCTTATCTATCTTAGACCAGGCATTAAGCTTAACACAGGAAACTACTCTTACTACAGCAGTTTCTGAGGAAATCACTGGGACCATTAGTTTAAGTGCTTTAGACGATTATGTTGCTTCTTTAGCACAAAAGAATGTAACAGCTGCCTTAGAAAATCTGGACTTAATCTTTGAGAATGGGAAGAGCATGACACGTTTTGTAGTCGATTTACTACAATACCTACGTGATATCTTAATTGTTCAAGCAGGTGGAGAAAATACTCACCATAGTGATGTATTTGAGAGAAACTTAGAACTTCCGCAGGATGTCTTGTTTGAGATGATTAGTCTTGCTACTAAAAGTCTAGCTGATATTAAGGCTAGCCTACAGCCTAAAATTTATGCCGAAATGATGACTATTCGTTTAGCAGAAATTGATTCTCAACCAGAACTTTCAGGTGAAGTGGCTGAGGAATTGTCTTCTCTTCGAGAAGAAGTTGCACGATTGAAACAAGCTCTTGCCAATGTTGGTTCTAATCCTAAACAAACTGCTTCTATACCAAGTCGTCCGACTAACAGTAATTCAATCTATCGTGTAGATAGAAACAAGGTGCAGTCTATTCTTCAAGAAGCAGTAGAAAATCCAGACTTAGCTCGTCAAAATCTAATTCGTCTTCAGAATGCTTGGGGTGAAGTTATTGAGAGCTTATCTGGACCAGACAAGGCACTTTTAGCTGGTTCCCAACCAGTTGCAGCAAATGAACATCATGCGATTTTAGCTTTTGAGTCTAACTTCAATGCTGGTCAAACTATGAAACGAGACAATCTCAACACCATGTTTGGCAATATTCTTAGTCGAGCAGCAGGATTTTCACCAGAGATTCTCGCTATTTCTATGGAAGAGTGGAAGGAAGTTCGAGCTGCATTTTCAAGCAGAGCTAAAGGTACTCAAGAACAAGTCAATAAGGAAGAAACTGAAGAGTCCGTACTTCCTCAAGGTTTTGAATTTTTAGCAGATAAAGTGACCATAGCAGAAGACTAA
- a CDS encoding DUF3272 family protein, whose translation MNRQQFIVMALFTAAETYFFNESIMEQRYIVALLWAILILRNFRVSYIMGKIVSAIDDHFQGKK comes from the coding sequence ATGAACAGACAACAATTCATTGTCATGGCCTTATTTACTGCTGCTGAGACTTATTTCTTTAATGAATCCATCATGGAGCAACGGTATATCGTGGCCTTGCTTTGGGCTATTTTGATCCTGAGAAATTTTCGCGTGAGTTATATCATGGGTAAAATTGTGAGCGCTATAGATGATCATTTTCAAGGGAAGAAGTAG
- the sufC gene encoding Fe-S cluster assembly ATPase SufC — protein MSVLEIKDLHVEIEGKEILKGVNLTIKTGEIAAIMGPNGTGKSTLSAAIMGNPNYEVTKGEVLFDGVNILELEVDERARMGLFLAMQYPSEIPGITNAEFLRAAMNAGKEDDEKISVREFITKLDEKMELLNMKEEMAERYLNEGFSGGEKKRNEILQLLMLEPTFALLDEIDSGLDIDALKVVSKGVNAMRGESFGAMIITHYQRLLNYITPDVVHVMMEGRVVLSGGPELAARLEREGYAKLAEELGYDYKEEL, from the coding sequence ATGTCAGTATTAGAGATCAAAGATCTTCATGTCGAAATTGAAGGAAAAGAAATTTTAAAAGGGGTCAATCTGACTATTAAAACAGGAGAAATTGCAGCTATCATGGGACCAAATGGTACCGGTAAGTCGACTCTTTCAGCTGCTATTATGGGGAATCCAAACTATGAAGTCACTAAAGGTGAAGTCTTGTTTGACGGTGTAAATATCCTTGAATTGGAAGTGGACGAGCGTGCTCGCATGGGACTCTTCCTTGCCATGCAATACCCATCAGAAATTCCTGGGATTACCAATGCTGAGTTTCTTCGTGCAGCCATGAATGCTGGTAAAGAAGATGACGAAAAAATTTCAGTTCGCGAGTTCATCACTAAATTGGATGAAAAAATGGAATTGCTCAACATGAAAGAAGAAATGGCTGAGCGTTACCTTAACGAAGGATTCTCTGGTGGTGAGAAAAAACGTAATGAAATTCTACAACTCTTGATGTTGGAACCAACTTTTGCCCTCTTAGATGAGATCGACTCTGGTCTTGATATTGATGCCCTTAAAGTTGTCTCTAAAGGTGTGAATGCTATGCGTGGTGAAAGTTTTGGTGCTATGATCATTACTCACTACCAACGTCTTTTGAACTATATCACACCAGATGTGGTACACGTTATGATGGAAGGTCGTGTTGTTCTTTCTGGTGGTCCAGAATTAGCTGCGCGCTTGGAACGTGAAGGATACGCGAAACTAGCTGAAGAACTTGGCTATGACTACAAGGAAGAATTGTAA
- the sufD gene encoding Fe-S cluster assembly protein SufD, which yields MTKETIKLFSEMHAEPSWLSDLRQKAFDKIESLELPVIERVKFHRWNLGDGIITESEPSANIPDFTALDNHLKLVQVGTQTVFEQIPVELAEQGVVFTDFHSALEEIPELVEEFFMSSVKYDDDKLAAYHTAYFNSGAVLYIPDNVEIAEPIEGIFYQDSDSDVPFNKHILIIAGKNSKISYLERLESRGEGSAKATANITVEVIARSGAQVKFAAIDRLGENVTAYISRRGKLGNDASIDWAIGVMNEGNVVADFDSDLIGNGSHADLKVVALSSGRQVQGIDTRVTNYGCNSIGNILQHGVILEKATLTFNGIGHIIKGAKGADAQQESRVLMLSDQARSDANPILLIDENDVTAGHAASIGQVDPEDMYYLMSRGLDKATAERLVVRGFLGSVIVEIPVKEVRDEMIATIEEKLSKR from the coding sequence ATGACTAAAGAAACTATTAAACTTTTTTCAGAAATGCACGCTGAACCAAGCTGGTTGTCAGACCTCCGTCAAAAAGCTTTTGATAAGATCGAGAGTTTGGAATTGCCAGTCATCGAGCGTGTAAAATTTCACCGTTGGAATCTTGGTGATGGAATTATTACAGAAAGTGAACCGTCAGCAAATATCCCTGATTTCACTGCTTTAGATAATCACTTGAAATTGGTGCAGGTTGGAACTCAAACTGTTTTCGAACAAATTCCAGTTGAGTTGGCTGAACAAGGAGTGGTCTTCACAGACTTCCATTCAGCTTTAGAAGAAATTCCAGAACTCGTAGAAGAATTTTTCATGTCATCTGTTAAGTACGACGATGACAAATTGGCAGCCTACCACACAGCTTACTTTAATAGTGGCGCTGTTCTCTACATCCCTGATAATGTTGAGATTGCTGAACCAATCGAAGGGATTTTCTATCAAGATAGCGATAGCGATGTACCATTTAACAAGCACATCCTCATTATCGCTGGTAAGAACAGTAAGATTAGCTACCTTGAGCGTCTGGAGTCACGTGGAGAAGGTAGTGCTAAGGCAACTGCCAATATCACAGTAGAAGTCATTGCACGTTCAGGCGCACAAGTGAAGTTTGCAGCGATTGACCGTCTAGGCGAAAATGTTACAGCCTACATTAGCCGCCGTGGGAAATTGGGCAACGATGCAAGTATTGACTGGGCTATCGGTGTCATGAACGAAGGAAATGTTGTTGCAGACTTTGATAGTGACTTGATTGGAAATGGTAGCCATGCAGACCTTAAGGTTGTTGCTCTTTCAAGTGGCCGTCAGGTTCAAGGGATTGATACTCGAGTGACTAACTATGGTTGCAACTCTATCGGTAATATCCTGCAACATGGGGTTATCCTTGAAAAAGCAACCTTGACATTTAACGGTATCGGACACATCATTAAGGGTGCCAAGGGAGCAGATGCCCAACAAGAAAGCCGTGTTCTCATGCTTTCGGACCAAGCTCGTTCAGATGCTAACCCAATTCTTTTGATTGACGAAAATGATGTTACTGCAGGACACGCAGCTTCTATCGGTCAAGTTGATCCAGAAGACATGTACTACCTCATGAGTCGTGGATTGGACAAGGCGACTGCGGAACGCTTGGTTGTACGTGGTTTCCTTGGATCCGTTATCGTTGAGATCCCTGTCAAGGAAGTTCGTGATGAAATGATTGCGACGATCGAAGAAAAATTGTCAAAACGCTAA
- a CDS encoding cysteine desulfurase, with product MLDAEVIRKDFPILDQIVNDEPLVYLDNAATTQKPLAVLEAINRYYKQDNANVHRGVHTLAERATASYEAARETIRKFINAKSTKEVLFTRGTTTSLNWVARFAEEVLTEGDQVLISVMEHHSNIIPWQEACRKTGAELVYVYLKDGALDMDDLRSKLTDKVKFVSLAHASNVLGVVNPIKEITQMAHKVGAIMVVDGAQSTPHMKIDVQDLDVDFFAFSGHKMAGPTGIGVLYGKEKYLEQMSPVEFGGEMIDFVYEQSASWKELPWKFEAGTPNMAGAIGLAAAVDYLENIGMDAIEAHEQELISYVFPKLQAIEGLTIYGSQDLAQRSGVIAFNLGDLHPHDLATALDYEGVAVRAGHHCAQPLLQYLEVPATARASFYIYNTKADCDKLVDALQKTKEFFNGTF from the coding sequence ATGTTAGATGCAGAAGTGATTCGCAAGGATTTTCCGATTTTAGACCAGATTGTCAATGACGAACCTCTGGTTTATCTGGATAATGCCGCGACGACACAAAAACCACTAGCAGTTCTGGAAGCCATTAACCGCTACTATAAGCAGGATAATGCCAATGTTCATCGTGGGGTTCATACTTTGGCAGAGCGGGCGACAGCATCTTATGAAGCTGCTCGTGAAACTATTCGCAAGTTCATTAATGCTAAGTCGACAAAAGAAGTGCTCTTTACCAGAGGAACGACAACTAGTCTCAACTGGGTGGCACGCTTCGCTGAGGAAGTCTTGACTGAGGGAGACCAGGTCTTGATTTCAGTCATGGAACACCATTCCAATATTATTCCATGGCAGGAAGCTTGCCGAAAGACTGGGGCAGAGCTTGTTTATGTCTATCTCAAAGATGGAGCTCTAGATATGGATGACTTGCGTTCTAAATTGACTGACAAAGTTAAATTTGTTTCACTAGCTCACGCATCAAACGTTCTTGGAGTGGTCAATCCTATCAAAGAAATCACGCAAATGGCTCATAAAGTTGGAGCTATTATGGTTGTAGATGGTGCTCAGTCTACACCTCATATGAAGATTGATGTTCAGGACTTGGATGTAGACTTCTTTGCATTTTCAGGTCACAAGATGGCTGGTCCGACTGGTATTGGTGTTCTTTACGGTAAAGAAAAATATCTGGAACAAATGTCACCAGTTGAATTTGGTGGTGAGATGATTGATTTTGTCTATGAGCAATCTGCTAGTTGGAAGGAATTGCCTTGGAAATTCGAGGCTGGAACTCCTAATATGGCAGGTGCTATTGGACTTGCTGCAGCAGTTGATTATCTCGAAAATATCGGTATGGATGCGATTGAAGCCCATGAACAGGAATTGATTTCATACGTCTTTCCAAAATTGCAGGCAATTGAAGGTTTGACTATCTATGGTTCGCAAGATTTGGCTCAGCGTTCAGGTGTTATTGCCTTTAACCTAGGTGACCTTCATCCTCACGACCTCGCGACTGCTCTGGATTATGAAGGAGTAGCGGTTCGTGCCGGTCATCATTGCGCTCAACCTTTGCTCCAGTATTTAGAAGTTCCAGCAACAGCTCGTGCAAGTTTTTATATCTACAATACCAAGGCAGATTGCGACAAGTTAGTCGATGCTTTACAAAAGACAAAGGAGTTTTTCAATGGCACTTTCTAA
- the sufU gene encoding Fe-S cluster assembly sulfur transfer protein SufU produces MALSKLDSLYMAVVADHSKNPHHQGRLEDAEQISLNNPTCGDVINLSVKFDADDCLEDIAFLNSGCTISTASASMMTDAVLGKTKQEILELATIFSEMVQGQKDERQDQLGDAAFLSGVAKFPQRIKCATLAWNALKKTIEDQENK; encoded by the coding sequence ATGGCACTTTCTAAACTAGATAGCCTTTATATGGCAGTGGTAGCGGATCATTCGAAAAATCCCCATCACCAAGGTAGGTTGGAAGATGCTGAACAAATCAGTCTTAACAATCCAACCTGTGGTGATGTCATTAATCTCTCTGTCAAGTTTGATGCAGATGATTGTTTGGAAGATATCGCTTTTCTAAACTCTGGTTGTACGATTTCAACTGCCTCTGCTAGTATGATGACAGATGCAGTCTTAGGAAAGACCAAGCAAGAAATCTTAGAGCTTGCAACCATCTTTTCTGAAATGGTTCAAGGTCAAAAGGATGAGCGTCAAGATCAACTTGGAGATGCAGCTTTCTTATCAGGAGTTGCTAAATTCCCTCAACGAATTAAATGCGCAACCCTAGCTTGGAATGCCCTTAAAAAAACAATTGAAGACCAAGAAAACAAATAA
- the sufB gene encoding Fe-S cluster assembly protein SufB, whose protein sequence is MAEERVEPKPIDLGEYKFGFHDDVEPVLSTGKGLNEDVIRELSAAKGEPEWMLEFRLKSYETFKKMPMQTWGADLSEIDFDDLIYYQKPSDKPARSWDDVPEKIKETFERIGIPEAERAYLAGASAQYESEVVYHNMKEEFEKLGIIFTDTDSALKEYPDLFKQYFAKLVPPTDNKLAALNSAVWSGGTFIYVPKGVKVDIPLQTYFRINNENTGQFERTLIIVDEGASVHYVEGCTAPTYSSNSLHAAIVEIFALDGAYMRYTTIQNWSDNVYNLVTKRAKAQKDATVEWIDGNLGAKTTMKYPSVYLDGEGARGTMLSIAFANAGQHQDTGAKMIHNAPHTSSSIVSKSIAKGGGKVDYRGQVTFNKNSKKSVSHIECDTIIMDDLSASDTIPFNEIHNSQVALEHEAKVSKISEEQLYYLMSRGLSETEATEMIVMGFVEPFTKELPMEYAVELNRLISYEMEGSVG, encoded by the coding sequence ATGGCTGAAGAAAGAGTAGAACCAAAACCAATTGATCTTGGTGAATATAAATTTGGTTTCCATGACGATGTAGAGCCTGTCCTATCGACAGGAAAAGGATTGAATGAAGATGTCATTCGTGAACTATCAGCTGCTAAGGGTGAGCCTGAGTGGATGTTAGAATTTCGATTGAAATCTTACGAAACCTTTAAAAAAATGCCTATGCAAACTTGGGGAGCAGACTTGTCAGAAATTGACTTTGATGACTTGATCTACTACCAAAAACCATCTGATAAACCAGCCCGTTCTTGGGATGACGTTCCTGAAAAGATTAAGGAAACCTTTGAACGTATCGGGATCCCAGAAGCTGAACGTGCTTATCTAGCTGGAGCTTCTGCCCAGTATGAGTCAGAAGTAGTTTACCATAACATGAAGGAAGAATTTGAGAAGTTAGGCATTATCTTTACAGATACAGATTCTGCCCTCAAGGAATACCCAGACTTGTTTAAACAATACTTCGCTAAGTTAGTCCCTCCAACAGATAACAAGTTGGCAGCCCTTAACTCAGCAGTATGGTCAGGAGGAACCTTTATTTATGTTCCTAAAGGTGTGAAAGTTGATATTCCCCTTCAAACCTACTTCCGTATCAACAACGAAAATACTGGTCAGTTTGAACGTACCTTGATTATCGTTGATGAAGGAGCAAGTGTCCACTATGTAGAAGGGTGTACAGCGCCAACTTATTCAAGTAACAGTTTGCATGCTGCCATTGTAGAAATCTTTGCCTTGGACGGAGCTTACATGCGTTATACAACCATCCAAAACTGGTCTGATAACGTCTATAACTTGGTTACAAAACGCGCTAAGGCTCAAAAAGATGCGACTGTTGAGTGGATTGATGGAAACTTAGGGGCCAAAACAACCATGAAATACCCATCTGTTTACCTTGATGGAGAAGGAGCACGTGGTACCATGCTTTCGATTGCCTTTGCCAATGCTGGTCAACACCAGGATACTGGTGCCAAGATGATCCACAATGCACCACATACAAGTTCATCAATCGTGTCTAAATCCATCGCCAAAGGCGGAGGGAAGGTTGACTATCGTGGACAAGTAACCTTTAACAAGAACTCTAAGAAATCTGTTTCTCACATCGAGTGTGATACCATTATCATGGATGATTTGTCAGCGTCAGATACCATTCCATTTAACGAAATTCATAACTCACAAGTTGCTTTGGAGCACGAAGCCAAAGTTTCTAAGATTTCAGAAGAACAACTCTATTACCTTATGAGTCGTGGCTTGTCAGAGACTGAAGCAACTGAGATGATTGTCATGGGATTTGTAGAGCCCTTCACCAAAGAACTTCCAATGGAGTATGCAGTTGAGCTTAACCGCTTGATTAGCTATGAAATGGAAGGGTCAGTTGGATAA
- a CDS encoding APC family permease → MNIFRTKDVSLGKTEMHRHLKLWDLILLGIGAMVGTGIFTITGTAAATLAGPALVVSIVISAICVSLSALFFAEFASRVPATGGVYSYLYVVLGEFPAWIAGWLTIMEFMTAVSGVASGWAAYFKGLLSHYGISLPQALNGTFNPEHSTYIDLLPILVIMLVTAVVLMNSKTALRFNSILVVLKFSALALFILVGIWYIKPENWSNFVPFGFGQIYGGSTGIMAGASLMFFGFLGFESISMAVDEIQSPQKNIPRGIVLSLMIVTILYAMVTLILTGIVHYSKLNVDDAVAFALRSIGIGWAANYVSLVAIFTLITVCISMTYALSRMIYSLARDGLLPQSFKQVTKTSRVPKNATILTGLVSAIAAGIFPLASIAAFLNICTLAYLILLAYGIIKLRKDKGEPKEREFKTPLVPFLPILSILICLSFMLQYSLETWMAFGLALLIGVIIYFVYGYNHSTVAENE, encoded by the coding sequence ATGAATATTTTTAGAACCAAAGACGTAAGTCTAGGTAAAACAGAGATGCATCGTCATCTGAAATTATGGGATTTAATTCTCTTGGGGATTGGTGCCATGGTGGGAACAGGTATCTTTACCATTACAGGAACAGCCGCAGCTACATTAGCAGGTCCAGCCCTTGTTGTTTCTATCGTTATCTCAGCTATCTGTGTTTCCTTATCAGCGCTCTTTTTTGCGGAATTTGCTTCTCGTGTACCAGCAACTGGTGGGGTGTATAGTTATTTATATGTGGTTTTGGGAGAATTTCCAGCTTGGATAGCTGGTTGGCTAACCATTATGGAATTTATGACAGCAGTCTCTGGTGTAGCTTCAGGTTGGGCTGCCTATTTTAAAGGTTTGCTTAGTCATTACGGAATTTCCTTGCCACAAGCCTTGAATGGAACTTTTAATCCTGAGCATAGTACTTATATTGATCTTTTGCCAATTTTAGTGATTATGCTTGTTACTGCAGTCGTCCTCATGAATTCGAAAACTGCTCTTCGTTTTAATTCGATTCTTGTTGTTTTAAAATTTTCTGCTCTTGCCTTATTTATCTTAGTTGGAATTTGGTATATCAAACCTGAGAACTGGTCCAATTTTGTTCCATTTGGTTTTGGTCAGATTTATGGTGGAAGCACAGGGATTATGGCAGGTGCTTCGCTCATGTTCTTTGGATTCTTAGGTTTTGAGTCCATTTCTATGGCAGTTGATGAAATTCAAAGTCCACAAAAGAATATTCCACGTGGGATTGTTTTATCCTTGATGATCGTAACCATCCTTTATGCCATGGTTACCTTGATATTAACTGGTATCGTTCACTATAGTAAGCTCAATGTTGATGATGCAGTGGCTTTTGCTCTGAGAAGTATCGGTATTGGTTGGGCAGCTAATTATGTTTCACTCGTTGCGATTTTTACCTTGATTACGGTATGTATTTCAATGACCTATGCCTTGTCACGAATGATTTATAGCTTGGCTCGTGATGGCCTCTTGCCTCAGAGTTTCAAACAAGTAACCAAGACCAGTCGAGTACCTAAGAATGCGACCATTTTAACAGGTCTTGTTTCAGCGATTGCAGCGGGAATTTTCCCACTGGCAAGTATCGCAGCCTTTCTCAATATCTGTACCTTGGCTTATCTTATTTTATTAGCCTATGGGATTATCAAGCTAAGAAAAGACAAGGGAGAACCTAAAGAGAGAGAATTTAAAACGCCTTTGGTTCCTTTTCTACCAATCTTATCGATTCTGATTTGTCTATCATTCATGCTTCAGTATTCCCTTGAAACATGGATGGCATTTGGCCTTGCTTTATTAATAGGAGTTATTATTTACTTTGTTTATGGATATAATCATTCGACTGTAGCTGAAAATGAATAG
- the pbp3 gene encoding D-alanyl-D-alanine carboxypeptidase PBP3, translating to MKKLFLTFLTLISFGSATTVFAKDFDVAAKHAIAVEANTGKILYEKDATQPVEIASISKLLTVYLVYEALEQGKITLSTPVEISDYPYQLTTNSAASNVPMEARNYTVEELLEATLVTSANSAAIALAEKVAGSEKDFVDMMKAKLLEWGIQDATVVNSTGLNNETLGDNIYPGSKKDDENKLSAYDVAVVARNLILKYPQVLEITKKPSSTFAGMTITSTNYMLEGMPAYRGGIDGLKTGTTDKAGASFVGTTVEKGMRIITVVLNADNQDTNPYARFTATSALLDYISSNFALQTIVNQGESYQDSKSPIYDGKQDTVTAVAKEDIKIVQRLGSRAQSSITYTPDRTEHAAPLEAGTVVGHLTYEDKDLVGQGYITTDNPTFDMVAEKNVEKAFFLKVWWNRFVRFVNEKL from the coding sequence ATGAAGAAATTATTTTTAACATTCCTAACACTTATTTCATTTGGTTCGGCTACTACTGTTTTTGCTAAGGATTTTGATGTTGCTGCAAAACACGCCATCGCTGTTGAAGCTAATACTGGTAAGATTTTATATGAAAAAGATGCTACTCAACCTGTAGAAATTGCCTCTATCAGTAAGTTGCTAACTGTTTACTTGGTCTATGAGGCCCTAGAACAAGGTAAAATCACTCTTTCTACTCCGGTAGAAATTTCAGATTATCCCTACCAGTTGACAACCAATTCTGCGGCAAGTAACGTTCCTATGGAAGCTCGTAACTATACTGTTGAAGAGTTGTTAGAAGCAACATTGGTAACTAGTGCCAATAGTGCAGCTATCGCGTTAGCAGAAAAGGTTGCTGGATCGGAAAAAGACTTTGTAGATATGATGAAAGCCAAACTTCTTGAATGGGGAATTCAAGATGCTACCGTCGTCAATTCAACTGGTCTAAATAATGAAACTCTTGGAGATAATATCTATCCAGGTTCTAAGAAAGACGATGAAAACAAATTGAGTGCTTACGATGTTGCTGTTGTAGCTCGTAATCTGATTCTCAAATATCCTCAGGTCCTAGAAATTACCAAGAAACCTTCATCTACTTTCGCAGGAATGACCATTACTTCTACTAACTATATGTTAGAAGGAATGCCTGCTTATCGTGGTGGTATTGATGGTCTTAAGACTGGAACAACTGATAAAGCAGGAGCATCCTTTGTCGGTACAACTGTTGAAAAAGGCATGCGTATCATTACTGTTGTCCTTAACGCTGACAACCAAGATACCAACCCTTACGCTCGTTTCACAGCAACTTCAGCTCTTTTAGATTATATCTCATCCAATTTTGCTCTTCAAACAATCGTCAACCAAGGAGAAAGCTATCAAGATAGTAAATCTCCAATTTATGACGGAAAGCAAGATACTGTTACAGCAGTCGCTAAAGAAGATATAAAAATTGTCCAACGTCTCGGTAGTCGCGCACAGTCATCTATTACTTACACACCTGATAGAACTGAGCATGCTGCACCACTTGAGGCAGGTACAGTGGTTGGTCATCTGACTTATGAAGACAAAGACTTAGTTGGTCAAGGTTATATTACTACTGATAATCCAACCTTTGATATGGTTGCTGAAAAAAATGTTGAAAAAGCCTTTTTCTTAAAAGTATGGTGGAATCGTTTCGTTCGATTTGTAAATGAAAAATTATAA